A stretch of the Massilia sp. W12 genome encodes the following:
- a CDS encoding histone deacetylase, whose protein sequence is MHILYDEGLNIDFGLLNYLHPFDGCKFRKVRRMLADLPSASFQTPPPALELARLQAHMGARHAAQCTQKEYILRALELPALPLPFSWIDRKILLPMRRACAATLYAAQGALQGQSYWNLAGGYHHASALNSEGFCVYNDIYTALQELRGAGSLGQQQRVLLIDVDAHHGNGNAEAFETDRSVFILDQFNSQIYPYGERSRQRLDLAVPLRSGVDGGDYLRALDQALAQLPAQHASRPFALAFVIAGSDVLESDPLGGMALTIQDCIAREERIWRCLHCMQVPAVWLGGGGYGKQSAQTIAGALRALYRLEQEVAGARSLERL, encoded by the coding sequence ATGCATATTTTGTACGACGAAGGCTTGAATATCGATTTCGGTTTGCTGAATTATTTACACCCCTTTGATGGCTGTAAATTCCGCAAAGTGCGGCGCATGTTGGCGGATTTACCGTCTGCCAGTTTTCAAACCCCGCCGCCAGCCCTGGAGCTGGCGCGCCTGCAAGCGCATATGGGCGCGCGCCATGCCGCGCAATGCACGCAAAAAGAATACATTTTGCGCGCGCTCGAACTGCCAGCCCTGCCGCTGCCCTTTTCCTGGATAGACCGCAAAATTCTCTTACCGATGCGGCGCGCCTGCGCCGCCACCCTGTATGCCGCGCAAGGCGCATTGCAGGGACAGTCTTATTGGAATCTGGCGGGCGGCTACCACCACGCCAGCGCACTCAACAGCGAAGGTTTTTGCGTTTACAACGATATTTACACTGCGCTGCAAGAGCTGCGCGGCGCCGGCAGTCTGGGCCAGCAACAGCGCGTGTTATTGATTGATGTGGATGCGCACCACGGTAATGGCAATGCGGAAGCGTTTGAAACTGACCGCAGCGTGTTTATTCTCGACCAGTTCAACAGCCAGATCTACCCCTATGGCGAACGCTCGCGCCAACGGCTTGATCTGGCCGTGCCGCTGCGCAGCGGGGTGGATGGCGGCGACTACCTGCGCGCGCTCGACCAGGCCTTGGCGCAACTGCCGGCGCAACACGCCAGCCGCCCGTTTGCGCTCGCCTTTGTGATCGCCGGCAGCGATGTGCTGGAAAGCGACCCACTGGGCGGCATGGCCTTGACCATACAAGACTGCATCGCGCGGGAAGAACGCATCTGGCGCTGCCTGCACTGCATGCAAGTGCCTGCCGTATGGCTGGGCGGCGGCGGCTATGGCAAACAGAGCGCGCAAACCATCGCCGGCGCATTGCGCGCGCTGTACAGGCTGGAGCAAGAGGTGGCGGGGGCGCGTTCCTTGGAGCGGCTTTAG
- the hmgA gene encoding homogentisate 1,2-dioxygenase: MSELQYMSGFGNEFATEALPGALPQGQNSPQKCAYGLYAEQISGTAFTAPRAHNRRTWMYRIRPAVVHGRFARIDNGKMLSHFDAIEANPNQMRWSPQPMPAEATDFIAGWTTMAGNGSPESQTGLAVHLYAANADMGQRFFYNADGELLIVPQAGRLHIATELGRLDVAPQEICVIPRGVRFQVSLPDGQARGYICENFGAHLRLPDLGVIGSNGLANPRDFQTPVAAWEDRAGDFTLVAKMGGNLWAASIGHSPLDVVAWHGNMAPYKYDLRHFNTIGSISYDHPDPSIFLVLQSPSNTPGVDVIDFVIFPPRWLAAENTFRPPWFHRNIAAEFMGLIHGEYDAKADGFVPGGASLHNTMSGHGPDAATFEKASNISTATPHKVADTMAFMFESCNMMKATPHATQSAQLQADYAQCWQSIQKHFNPDQA, translated from the coding sequence ATGTCCGAATTGCAATATATGAGCGGCTTTGGCAATGAGTTCGCCACCGAGGCGCTGCCGGGCGCTTTGCCGCAGGGGCAAAATTCGCCGCAGAAATGCGCCTATGGCTTGTATGCCGAGCAGATTTCCGGCACCGCTTTCACCGCGCCGCGCGCGCATAACCGCCGCACCTGGATGTATCGCATCCGTCCGGCGGTGGTGCATGGGCGTTTTGCGCGTATCGATAACGGCAAGATGCTGTCCCATTTTGACGCGATTGAGGCAAATCCCAATCAAATGCGCTGGAGTCCGCAGCCTATGCCGGCTGAGGCCACCGACTTTATTGCCGGCTGGACCACCATGGCCGGCAATGGCTCGCCGGAGTCGCAAACCGGGCTGGCGGTGCATCTGTATGCGGCGAATGCCGATATGGGACAGCGCTTTTTTTATAACGCCGATGGCGAACTGTTGATTGTGCCGCAGGCCGGGCGCTTGCATATCGCCACTGAATTGGGGCGTCTGGACGTGGCGCCGCAGGAAATCTGTGTGATTCCGCGCGGCGTGCGTTTTCAAGTCAGCCTGCCGGATGGCCAGGCGCGCGGCTATATCTGCGAAAACTTTGGCGCTCATTTGCGTCTGCCTGATCTGGGTGTGATCGGCTCGAATGGCCTGGCCAATCCGCGCGATTTTCAAACTCCGGTGGCGGCCTGGGAAGACCGCGCGGGCGATTTCACCCTGGTCGCCAAAATGGGCGGCAATCTGTGGGCTGCGTCTATCGGCCACAGCCCGCTGGATGTGGTGGCCTGGCATGGCAATATGGCGCCGTATAAATATGATTTGCGCCACTTCAACACCATCGGCTCGATCAGCTATGACCATCCTGACCCGTCGATTTTCCTGGTGCTGCAATCGCCCTCGAATACGCCGGGCGTCGATGTGATTGATTTTGTGATTTTCCCGCCGCGCTGGTTAGCCGCTGAAAACACCTTCCGCCCGCCCTGGTTCCATCGCAATATCGCTGCCGAATTTATGGGGCTGATCCATGGCGAATACGACGCCAAGGCGGATGGTTTTGTACCGGGCGGGGCCAGTCTGCATAACACCATGAGCGGCCACGGGCCGGATGCGGCGACCTTTGAAAAAGCCTCGAATATCAGCACCGCCACCCCGCATAAAGTGGCTGACACCATGGCGTTTATGTTTGAGTCTTGCAATATGATGAAGGCCACGCCGCACGCCACCCAATCGGCGCAGTTGCAGGCGGACTATGCGCAATGCTGGCAGAGCATACAAAAACATTTCAACCCGGATCAGGCATAA
- the fahA gene encoding fumarylacetoacetase, producing MSAHLQAALAANPTLHPSLRSWLACANEPGCDFPIQNLPFGVFAPADGAPRVGVAIGNLVLDLAALQAAGLLSVPGLEAGVFAQASLNAFIGLGPQVWRALRSQLSALLAQDTPTLRDDAALRAQALHAQNAVRMLLPVEIPGYTDFYSSKEHATNVGCMFRDPKNALLPNWLEIPIGYNGRASSVVVSGTPIHRPMGQIKGPTMERPVLAPCGKLDFELETGFIIGRATALGDAVPLARAEEHIFGMVLLNDWSARDIQAWEYVPLGPFNAKTFGTTISPWVVTMEALEPFRVMQPQQEPQPLAYLHDGAAHGFDIALEVDLQPGYGAGHTICRTNFKHMYWSMAQQLTHHTVSGCNLKVGDLMGSGTISGPDKDAFGSLLELTWNGANPLRWGQGDGVIERKFLEDGDTLIMRGWCDAGAFRIGFGECSGQVLPVK from the coding sequence ATGAGCGCACATTTGCAAGCGGCCCTGGCCGCCAACCCGACTTTACACCCGTCCCTGCGTTCCTGGCTGGCTTGCGCCAATGAGCCGGGCTGCGATTTTCCGATTCAAAACCTGCCGTTTGGCGTGTTCGCGCCAGCCGATGGCGCGCCGCGCGTGGGCGTGGCGATTGGCAATCTGGTGCTGGATTTGGCGGCGCTGCAGGCTGCTGGCCTGTTGTCCGTCCCTGGACTGGAAGCCGGCGTATTTGCGCAAGCTTCTTTGAATGCTTTCATCGGCCTGGGGCCGCAAGTCTGGCGCGCGCTGCGCTCGCAACTCTCGGCTTTGCTTGCGCAAGATACGCCGACCCTGCGCGATGATGCCGCGCTGCGGGCGCAAGCCTTGCATGCGCAAAACGCGGTGCGCATGCTGCTGCCGGTGGAAATTCCGGGCTATACCGATTTCTATTCCTCCAAAGAGCATGCCACCAATGTCGGCTGTATGTTCCGCGACCCGAAAAACGCGCTGTTGCCGAATTGGCTGGAAATTCCGATTGGCTACAATGGCCGCGCTTCTTCGGTGGTGGTGTCAGGTACGCCGATTCATCGCCCGATGGGACAGATTAAAGGCCCGACCATGGAACGCCCGGTGTTGGCGCCGTGCGGCAAACTGGATTTTGAGCTGGAAACCGGCTTCATCATTGGCCGCGCCACCGCTTTGGGCGACGCCGTGCCGCTGGCCCGGGCGGAAGAGCATATTTTCGGCATGGTGCTGCTGAATGACTGGAGCGCGCGCGATATTCAAGCCTGGGAATATGTGCCGCTGGGGCCTTTTAACGCTAAAACCTTCGGCACCACGATTTCGCCCTGGGTGGTGACGATGGAAGCGCTGGAGCCTTTCCGCGTTATGCAACCGCAGCAGGAGCCGCAGCCGCTGGCGTATTTGCACGATGGCGCGGCGCATGGTTTTGATATTGCGCTGGAAGTCGATTTGCAGCCGGGCTATGGAGCGGGACACACGATTTGCCGCACCAATTTCAAGCATATGTATTGGAGCATGGCGCAGCAGCTCACCCATCACACGGTGTCGGGTTGCAATCTGAAAGTGGGCGATTTGATGGGTTCCGGCACCATCAGCGGGCCTGATAAAGATGCTTTCGGCTCGCTCTTGGAATTGACTTGGAACGGCGCCAATCCCTTGCGTTGGGGGCAGGGCGATGGCGTGATTGAGCGCAAATTCCTGGAAGATGGCGACACCCTGATCATGCGCGGCTGGTGCGATGCGGGCGCGTTCCGCATCGGTTTTGGCGAGTGCAGCGGGCAAGTCTTGCCGGTGAAATAA
- a CDS encoding isocitrate lyase/phosphoenolpyruvate mutase family protein: MPHALLQSNIATFKALHQQGRLLLPNAWDGMSVRMAQQCGAQALATTSAGIAWALGMQDGHRARRKQIMQYLHIILSGCALPVSVDIEDGLLQEGESMADLAADLLALSCAGVNLEDSRQGRSLPLEEGAARIAALRAAVGALDYPLFINARIDAWLRGETRAAQDLIARANAYFAAGADCVFMPGLLDLDVIRTVAASIDGPLSVMARPGGPDAAALFAAGACRVSAGSFFPEQAYSMTQREMADFMRDGSLQAQFAPAISYADLNAVLA; this comes from the coding sequence ATGCCACACGCCCTTTTGCAATCCAATATCGCCACCTTCAAAGCCTTGCATCAGCAAGGCCGCCTCTTATTGCCGAATGCATGGGACGGCATGAGCGTGCGCATGGCGCAGCAATGCGGCGCGCAGGCGCTTGCCACCACCAGCGCCGGGATTGCCTGGGCGCTTGGCATGCAAGATGGGCATCGCGCGCGGCGCAAGCAGATCATGCAATATCTGCACATTATTTTGAGCGGCTGCGCTTTGCCTGTGAGCGTTGATATCGAAGATGGTTTGTTGCAAGAGGGGGAAAGCATGGCCGATCTGGCCGCCGATCTGCTGGCCTTGTCTTGCGCCGGCGTGAATCTGGAAGATAGCCGGCAGGGGCGTTCGCTGCCGCTGGAAGAAGGAGCGGCGCGGATTGCGGCTTTGCGTGCAGCGGTCGGTGCGCTGGATTATCCGCTGTTTATCAATGCCAGAATTGACGCCTGGCTGCGCGGCGAAACACGCGCGGCGCAAGATTTGATTGCGCGCGCGAATGCATATTTTGCCGCTGGCGCGGATTGTGTTTTTATGCCGGGCTTGCTGGATCTGGACGTGATCCGCACGGTGGCGGCGAGTATCGACGGGCCTTTGAGTGTGATGGCGCGCCCCGGCGGGCCGGATGCGGCAGCCTTGTTTGCCGCCGGCGCCTGCCGCGTCAGCGCCGGTTCCTTTTTCCCCGAGCAGGCATACAGCATGACGCAGCGTGAAATGGCAGACTTTATGCGCGATGGCAGCTTGCAAGCGCAGTTTGCGCCGGCCATTTCGTATGCCGATTTGAATGCCGTGCTGGCTTGA
- a CDS encoding ABC transporter ATP-binding protein yields MKHDVIEIQGLQKSYGPTQILKNLNWNIQAGQAIGLLARNGAGKSTLFETILGLQDADGGQVRIFGEDIKKMSDATRAKIGFVPQNPDLYGWLSPRMMLQYFENFYPRWNRNRVESLLHRWDLHDIGERLICTLSPGQKQRLSIIRAVAHDPELLILDEPAASLDPGARREFLREIVDILTQQETTLLYSTHILSDLERVAMDCAFMAHGKIQLQAPLDALHEQVFHVNLSQSEAQALQGIGVRLLKQSQITSTGMRALLWFEHGQMQSARSKFPHLHLENITLEDFFIEVTA; encoded by the coding sequence ATGAAACATGATGTGATTGAAATTCAAGGGCTGCAAAAATCATATGGCCCGACTCAGATATTGAAAAACCTGAATTGGAATATTCAGGCCGGGCAGGCAATTGGATTATTAGCACGCAATGGCGCAGGTAAATCGACGTTGTTTGAAACCATACTGGGTTTGCAAGACGCAGATGGCGGACAGGTGCGTATATTTGGCGAAGATATCAAGAAAATGTCGGATGCGACACGCGCCAAAATCGGCTTTGTGCCGCAAAACCCTGACTTATATGGCTGGCTCAGTCCGCGCATGATGTTGCAATATTTTGAGAATTTTTATCCGCGCTGGAATCGCAACAGAGTCGAGAGTTTATTGCATCGTTGGGATTTGCATGATATTGGCGAGCGCTTGATCTGCACCTTATCGCCAGGGCAAAAACAGCGTTTATCAATCATCCGCGCGGTAGCGCATGATCCTGAGTTATTGATTCTGGATGAACCCGCAGCCAGTTTAGACCCAGGCGCGCGACGTGAATTTTTGCGTGAAATTGTTGATATTTTGACGCAACAGGAAACCACGTTGCTATATTCCACTCATATTTTGTCAGATTTGGAACGGGTGGCGATGGATTGTGCTTTTATGGCGCATGGAAAAATTCAGTTGCAAGCTCCCTTGGATGCGCTTCATGAACAGGTTTTTCACGTCAATCTGAGTCAGAGCGAAGCACAAGCTCTGCAGGGAATCGGGGTGCGATTATTAAAGCAGAGCCAGATTACAAGCACCGGCATGCGCGCATTGCTGTGGTTTGAGCACGGACAAATGCAGTCTGCGCGCAGCAAATTTCCCCATTTGCACCTGGAAAACATTACGCTGGAAGATTTTTTTATTGAGGTGACGGCATGA
- a CDS encoding GntR family transcriptional regulator — MTDKNLSLYSIATGSADPIYRQLMDQVRRLIASGQLPPGADMPSVRELAQFLAVNPMTVSKAWNLLEMEGLIVRRRGQGMSVAQHSHMQTPERGHLLRPTLQRAAQEVRQLELTDSEALTLFAQILKENP, encoded by the coding sequence ATGACTGATAAAAACCTTTCGCTGTACTCGATAGCGACAGGCAGCGCAGATCCCATCTATCGTCAATTGATGGATCAAGTACGCCGCCTGATCGCCAGCGGTCAGCTGCCTCCAGGAGCAGACATGCCTTCGGTCCGTGAGCTGGCGCAATTTCTGGCAGTCAATCCCATGACCGTTTCCAAGGCCTGGAATTTGCTGGAAATGGAAGGGTTGATTGTGCGCCGCCGTGGTCAAGGCATGAGCGTGGCGCAACATTCGCATATGCAAACCCCTGAGCGCGGCCACTTATTGCGCCCCACTTTGCAAAGGGCGGCGCAAGAAGTCCGACAACTCGAACTTACAGACAGTGAAGCACTGACACTGTTTGCTCAAATCCTCAAGGAAAATCCATGA